The Haloplanus salinarum genome includes a region encoding these proteins:
- a CDS encoding rubrerythrin-like domain-containing protein: MRETDPDHSEGTVYVCRECGTGVKNAGQGNKCPDCGGPMRNTAVPHD; encoded by the coding sequence ATGAGAGAAACCGATCCGGATCACTCTGAAGGAACGGTGTATGTGTGCCGAGAGTGTGGAACCGGTGTTAAAAACGCGGGGCAGGGAAACAAGTGTCCCGATTGTGGTGGCCCAATGCGAAACACAGCTGTCCCGCATGACTAA